In a single window of the Thermoplasmatales archaeon genome:
- a CDS encoding FAD-dependent oxidoreductase: protein MDSYDVIVIGAASAGLSAALYLSRQNLKTLVISKDIGGQALLTNEIENYPGFDYISGFDLMNKFHQQASKYGTEFVYDEVVSVSRESDGVFLVSTNESKFRSTALVLAFGKTPRNLNVPGEDRLAGHGVSYCAVCDGPLYKGKEIAVVGIGDHVLQEAVYLSSAASKLHIIYTGSRVDKDDENYKQLISSEKNKFYLNSIVKEINGDKLVKSVKVLNRSSSPPSEFELKIDGLFVEMGYIAKSDFVKDLVKLNSSKEIITDKLGNTSSEGIFACGDITDIPYKQAVISAGQGATAALSAFNYIQKKKGLRVMNTDWKTVKTDKVGVSLTLS from the coding sequence ATGGATAGCTATGACGTAATAGTTATTGGTGCGGCCTCCGCGGGTCTTTCTGCAGCACTTTATCTGTCTAGGCAAAATCTGAAGACTCTTGTAATATCAAAAGATATAGGTGGGCAGGCTCTGCTAACAAATGAGATTGAAAATTATCCTGGTTTCGATTACATTTCTGGTTTCGACCTAATGAATAAGTTCCATCAACAGGCATCGAAATACGGCACCGAGTTCGTATATGATGAGGTCGTTTCTGTGTCCCGCGAGAGTGATGGTGTTTTCTTGGTTTCGACGAATGAATCGAAATTCAGATCTACGGCTTTGGTTCTTGCATTCGGCAAGACCCCAAGGAATTTGAATGTTCCCGGCGAAGATCGCCTTGCAGGGCATGGGGTTTCTTACTGTGCAGTCTGTGATGGCCCACTTTATAAAGGAAAGGAAATCGCTGTTGTAGGTATCGGGGATCATGTATTGCAAGAAGCAGTTTATCTTTCATCCGCAGCGTCAAAGTTGCATATCATATACACCGGATCGCGAGTGGACAAGGACGACGAGAACTATAAGCAATTAATTTCCAGCGAAAAGAACAAATTCTACTTGAATTCGATCGTTAAAGAAATAAATGGTGACAAATTAGTAAAAAGTGTTAAAGTTTTGAATCGCAGTAGCAGTCCCCCCTCTGAGTTTGAGCTGAAGATAGATGGATTATTTGTCGAAATGGGCTACATAGCCAAAAGTGACTTTGTAAAAGATCTTGTGAAATTAAATTCCAGTAAGGAAATCATTACGGATAAGTTAGGAAACACAAGCTCAGAAGGCATTTTTGCCTGCGGAGACATCACCGATATACCCTATAAACAAGCAGTGATTTCGGCAGGTCAGGGAGCGACTGCTGCGCTTTCAGCTTTTAATTACATCCAGAAAAAGAAAGGCCTAAGAGTTATGAATACGGACTGGAAAACGGTAAAAACTGATAAGGTCGGTGTATCTCTTACACTGTCATAA